The DNA window CGACTAGAGACTTGTAGTGTCACAAAGTCAACGCTCTGTAGCTGGGTCAGCACGGCCTGTCTATAGATAGGTCTAGATAGGTATGGCTAGCTGTAGACCTCTACCGATTTCACGTGTCACGATTTCGTCATGGACTGGGAGCGACTCGGGCGGTTCGCGAAGGACCGCCGACTGGAGCTCGCGCGTACCCAAGGAGAGGTCGCGCAGCTCGGCGGACTCGGCTCCCTTGGCACGATCCGGCGAATCGAGAGCGGCAAGAGCGTGAAGGAGCTCAGCCTGGCAAAGCTGGACCACGGTCTCGACTGGCGGCCGGGGTCGGCCGCGCGTGTCCTCGCTGGCGGGTACCCAGAAGACGCGGTCGACAGCCAGCCCTCCGCGCCGCGCCCACCCACGCGCGTCGAGGCCGCCGAGCACGTGCGGCGCCTTCGCGGCGACGAGGCCGCCGACGCGCTCGCACAGCTCGCCGAGCCCTGGTTCTGGATCGAGTACGGCAGGTTCGTCGCCGACGACCAACCCTGAGATTGGCAACAAAGAGTAGCGATCATGCTGTCTGAAACGGCATTCCGGCTACGCTACGAAGTAGTTATCACGAATTGGCCTGAAAGCGCTTACGTCCTGATGTGCACAGCGTTGACTAAGCACAGACAGTTACCGAATGGACGTCACCCCCGCGGATCAACTTCCGCCGCCAAGCTTCCGTATCTCCGCAGAGGCGACGCCAAGAATCATCAACGATTGGGGGGAGTTCTGGTCATGCGTAGCATCCTGCTTGGAATTGGAGCGGTGCTAGCACTGTGGGGGGCGGCAGTGGCTATCTACTCAGCTGGATGGGCTCGCGACGAAGCGCTCTGGCGGGGATGGGGAATGTTCCTGCTGGGCTCGATTGCGGTCGTCCAACTCCAGATGAACTGGGTAGAGCAGCGCCGGGCGCGGCGCGCAGCGGAAGTCACGAGACAGCTCCTGCGACCACCGCACCGAACGAAGTAGCGAAGGGGCGGGTACGGATCCGGGCCGTACCATCCTTCGCCAGGAGGCACGACATGGCACGAGTGAAAGACCTCTGGTTCAACGCCCGCTCTGACTCGAACGGCGAGCGCGTCCCGACGAAGCGGCACGGTCGCGGCAAGCGCTGGCTGGTCGAGTACCGCGACCCGGTCGGTAAGCTGCGCACGGAGGCGTTCAACCGCAAACCCGACGCCGAGCGCCGGCTCGTCGACATCAGCGCCGACGTCCAGCGCGGGGAGTACATCGACCCCCGGCGCGGACAGACCGCGTTCCGGGAGCTCGCGAAGTCCTGGCTCGAGGGTGAGGCTGTCGCGCCGTCGTCCGCGGCCTCGTTCCGCCACAAGATCGAGCGACTCAACGAGACCTTCGGCGACTACCCGGTCGGCGAGATCCTGCCGTCCAAGTGCCGGCAGTGGCGCAAGGCTCGCGCCGAGCTGGTCGCGCCCGGCACGTTGAACCTCGAGCTGTGGCTGCTGACTGCAATCCTCGACCTCGCCGTCGAGGACGACATGATCCGGAAGAACCCAGCCGCCAAGCTCGAGCGGCTCGCCAAGTCGTACACCTTCGCCCTGTGGGACCTCCCGACCATCACAAGGATCCTCGACCACGTGCGAGCCAACGCCCCGAACTACGCGCCCGTCGGCGAGCTCGCGTACGGCGCCGGCCTGCGCCGGTCGGAGGGCTTCGGGATCGGCGTCGATGACATCGACTTCCTTCGCCGCGAGGTCCACGTCCGCCAGCAGCTGCTCCGGATCAACGGCGTGGGCTTCGTCTTCGCCCCACCCAAGCGCAACTCGGTCGGCACGGTGCCAGTCCCGCAGGAGCTGCTCGACCGGCTCGCCGCCCGCCTCGCGACGTTCGAGCCGAGGGAGGTCACGCTGCCGTACGTCGGCAAGGGCATCAAGGCCGGCCAGACCCGTACGGTGCGGCTGCTCGTCGCCGGTCGTCGCGGCGCGCTCGCGCGAACGGAGTCCTGGACCACGGCATGGAACGCGTCGCTCAAGGCGAACGGGATCACGCCGAGCGGGCACAAGACCGGAGTGCACATCCTGCGGCACGCCTACGCGTCCTACCTGATCGCGATGGGGCTGCCGATGACCGTCGTCCAGGTGCGGTTGCGGCACGCGCGGCTCGCCGAGACCTACGAGACGTACGCTCATCTGACGTTCGAGGAGCAGATCGAGGACGCGATCGCGAGGGTGTTCCGTTCCGCGCCTGTTCCGCCCCGTTCCGTTTCTGCTACGTCATAGACGCCTGAACAGACCCATTGACACCTAGAGACATCTATAGATATCATCGCAGGTGTTGGCGGCAGTCGGGCCGCTGACCAGGGGGTGTGTGGACGAGCCGGCCTGTAAGCCGGATCCTGTCGAGGGCGGTCATCCCTCTCGGGCTGCCGTTGCCGACAGCCTCTAGCGGCCTACCCGCAGGCTCGGGCGGGCAGCCCTCGAACGCCTGCGCGGACCTTGCGGCCCTTCTTGGCCTTGCTCCGGGTGGGGTTTACCGAGCCGCCTGAGTCACCTCAGGCGCTGGTGGTCTCTTACACCACCGTTTCACCCTTACCCGCACCCTCGCACCGAAGCGCGAGGGCCGCTGGCGGTTTGCTTTCTGTGGCACTGTCCCGCGGGTCGCCCCGGGTGGGCGTTACCCACCACCCTGCCCTTCGGAGTCCGGACTTTCCTCGGCGGAGCACCGAAGTGCCCCGACGCGACCGCCCGGCCGACTCGTCCAACGCGCAAGTCTAGGGCAGGACGAAGCGCAGCGCGCGTGCGCGCGGCGCATCCGCGCCCGTCTGGGCGTGGTACAGGAGGAACTCATATTGGTCATATGGGTGACGAACTGAACCGCGGCCAGGCGGACTCTGCTGCCTTCTGGGGGTGTCGCGCGCACTGCGATGTTTGGCAGACACGGCCTGACCTCGGGATTTCAGCTGTTGGTGGGCGACATTGGCCTGTGAAGGACAGAAGTGCCTGTCCTGCTGGGGCGACATGGGTGGCGACGTCTCGAGTGATCCGAGCGGGAAGGCACTCCGTAGGTGAAGCGTCGTGGTCGCGTTACCCGGCCAGTGGCCGCTCTACCTGGCGTCCACCCCACGTAAAGCGGCAAATGACCATGTTTACATGATCATTGGCCCCAGGCCGGGGGCGGTCCGGGCCGACGGTCGGACGAAAGAACGAGGCTAGGGCAGGACGAAGCGCAGCGAACGTTTCGCCACGTTCGCCTCCTCCAGCCGCACCGTGACGCGTTCGCCCAACGGCAGCGACGTTCCCACCAGCGTGCCCTCCACCGCGGGCGACTGCAGCTGGACGTGGCCGCGCGAGCCGTCCTTCTCCACATCGACTACCACGCCGTCGAACGTCGCGCCCTCGTGCCCCTTCAGCAGCTCCGCCTCGACCAGGTCGAGCACCATCCGCTCGTACTTGTGCGAACGGCCGTCCGCCTCGTTCATCTCCTTCGGCACCGTCTCCAACGCCGCGCGTACCCACTCCGGCACCGCGGCGCCGCCGGACAGCGCGACGCAGGTCTCCAGCGCGTACCGGTCCACCAGTCGCCGCAACGGCGCCGTCACGTGTGAGTACTCCGACGCCAGCGCCGCGTGCAGCGGCTGGTCCGGCAGGTCGCCCGCGAACGACGTGTAGCCCGCGCCGCGCAGCAGCACCGTCGACGACGTCAGCAGTGCCGCGTGCGCCGGCTCCTTCGGGTCCAGCGTGCGGATGAACGCCGCGTACGTCGTCCCGTCGGGCCACGGGACCCGCAACGCCTTGGCGGTACGCCGCAGCCGCTCGAGGTCGCGCGGATCGGCCGGCGGCAACGTCCGCAGAACGCCGATCTTCCCGGACAGCATCAGCTCCGCGGCGGCCATGCCCGTCATCAACGACACCTGGGCGTTCCAGCCCTCGACGAGCAGGGGCGCCCGATACCGCAGCGTCCAGTCGTCACCGGACTCCACGACCTCCTGGTCCGGGATCGGCAGCGTCACACCGCCGCGGACCCGCTCACGTTCCTCGCGCAGCAAGCCGAACTCGCGCAGCAGCACCAACGGTTCCTCCGCCGTGCCGTTGTCAAGCGACGCTTGCACCGAGGCGTAGTCGAGCCGCGCGCGGCTGCGCACCAACGCCCGCGAGCACTCGACGGCCACGCCCTCGCCGGCCGAGTCGACCCGCATCGTCCACAGGATCGCCGGCCGGTCACCGTCGGGGAGCAGCGAGGCCGCGCCCTCGGACAGCGTCGGCGGGTGCAGCGGCGTACGCACGTCCGGCCCGTACATCGTCACGCCGCGCCGGTGCGCCTCGAGGTCGATCGCCCCACCGGGACGTACAAACGTGGC is part of the Tenggerimyces flavus genome and encodes:
- a CDS encoding helix-turn-helix domain-containing protein, with translation MDWERLGRFAKDRRLELARTQGEVAQLGGLGSLGTIRRIESGKSVKELSLAKLDHGLDWRPGSAARVLAGGYPEDAVDSQPSAPRPPTRVEAAEHVRRLRGDEAADALAQLAEPWFWIEYGRFVADDQP
- a CDS encoding tyrosine-type recombinase/integrase; this translates as MARVKDLWFNARSDSNGERVPTKRHGRGKRWLVEYRDPVGKLRTEAFNRKPDAERRLVDISADVQRGEYIDPRRGQTAFRELAKSWLEGEAVAPSSAASFRHKIERLNETFGDYPVGEILPSKCRQWRKARAELVAPGTLNLELWLLTAILDLAVEDDMIRKNPAAKLERLAKSYTFALWDLPTITRILDHVRANAPNYAPVGELAYGAGLRRSEGFGIGVDDIDFLRREVHVRQQLLRINGVGFVFAPPKRNSVGTVPVPQELLDRLAARLATFEPREVTLPYVGKGIKAGQTRTVRLLVAGRRGALARTESWTTAWNASLKANGITPSGHKTGVHILRHAYASYLIAMGLPMTVVQVRLRHARLAETYETYAHLTFEEQIEDAIARVFRSAPVPPRSVSATS
- a CDS encoding RNB domain-containing ribonuclease; translation: MPRRQIRLAAADGGEVRAGLARIREELDIAPEFPPEVLAEAAAASAGDGPRTDRTDLAFVTIDPPGSMDLDQALFIERDGTGFRVHYAIADVATFVRPGGAIDLEAHRRGVTMYGPDVRTPLHPPTLSEGAASLLPDGDRPAILWTMRVDSAGEGVAVECSRALVRSRARLDYASVQASLDNGTAEEPLVLLREFGLLREERERVRGGVTLPIPDQEVVESGDDWTLRYRAPLLVEGWNAQVSLMTGMAAAELMLSGKIGVLRTLPPADPRDLERLRRTAKALRVPWPDGTTYAAFIRTLDPKEPAHAALLTSSTVLLRGAGYTSFAGDLPDQPLHAALASEYSHVTAPLRRLVDRYALETCVALSGGAAVPEWVRAALETVPKEMNEADGRSHKYERMVLDLVEAELLKGHEGATFDGVVVDVEKDGSRGHVQLQSPAVEGTLVGTSLPLGERVTVRLEEANVAKRSLRFVLP